A stretch of Desulfitobacterium dichloroeliminans LMG P-21439 DNA encodes these proteins:
- a CDS encoding glycosyltransferase family 2 protein, translated as MDFMSGVTGSHLFNTIMIPVQVIIVFMTFYYFILSMFGLFRRTEQKILTPEKSFALVVAAHNEEAVIGPLIDNLLNLEYPKELYDVFVVADNCTDKTALISKNAGALVHQRFNNEKRGKGYALEWMFYRLFKLDRQYDAVIIFDADNLVNGTFLVEMNSKLCQGHQIVQCYLDSKNPYDTWVTNTFSITFWLSNRLLQLARYNTGILNNVLGGTGMCISTKVLKDLGWGATSLTEDLEFTMKALICGIKTTWAHDAIVYDEKPLTFMQAWNQRKRWAQGQVDVAGRYFFPLIYKAFKERKLMYFDAAVHLFQPALVMIATFFMFANLISGMQPYTQVFATVMPWSGWQILSAIQLVYPITALALERLPWRAYAGLILYPIFIYSWIPIVFLGFINRKDKSWSHTKHTRSIKYDDVVREKKVSSN; from the coding sequence GTGGATTTCATGTCTGGTGTTACCGGTTCTCACTTATTCAATACGATTATGATTCCTGTACAGGTTATTATCGTTTTCATGACATTTTATTACTTTATACTCTCTATGTTCGGTTTATTTCGGAGAACTGAGCAGAAGATCCTCACCCCTGAGAAAAGCTTTGCCTTGGTAGTGGCCGCCCATAATGAGGAGGCGGTCATCGGTCCTTTGATAGATAATCTTTTGAATCTTGAATATCCAAAAGAGCTTTATGACGTCTTCGTCGTAGCCGATAATTGCACAGATAAAACAGCCTTAATCTCTAAAAATGCCGGGGCCCTTGTCCATCAGCGTTTCAATAATGAAAAGCGGGGGAAAGGCTATGCCTTGGAGTGGATGTTCTATCGCTTGTTTAAGCTCGATCGCCAATACGATGCTGTCATTATTTTCGACGCAGATAATCTGGTCAATGGGACCTTCCTTGTTGAAATGAACAGTAAGCTCTGCCAAGGGCATCAAATTGTTCAGTGCTACTTAGATTCGAAGAATCCTTATGATACTTGGGTAACCAATACATTCTCTATTACCTTCTGGCTATCTAACCGTCTTCTCCAGCTCGCCCGTTATAATACGGGTATCCTTAATAATGTGTTGGGTGGAACGGGTATGTGTATCTCCACCAAAGTATTAAAAGACTTAGGTTGGGGTGCAACCTCCCTGACCGAAGACTTAGAGTTTACTATGAAGGCCCTGATTTGCGGAATCAAGACAACCTGGGCTCATGATGCCATCGTCTATGATGAGAAGCCGTTGACCTTTATGCAAGCCTGGAACCAGCGGAAGCGTTGGGCACAAGGGCAAGTGGATGTAGCTGGACGGTACTTTTTCCCACTCATATACAAAGCTTTCAAAGAACGCAAGCTTATGTATTTTGACGCAGCGGTTCATCTGTTCCAACCTGCCTTGGTTATGATTGCGACCTTCTTTATGTTTGCTAACTTAATTTCCGGAATGCAGCCTTACACCCAAGTCTTTGCTACTGTGATGCCGTGGTCCGGGTGGCAGATTCTTTCGGCGATTCAGCTGGTTTACCCTATAACGGCTTTAGCCCTCGAACGTCTGCCTTGGCGAGCTTATGCGGGCCTAATTCTTTATCCGATTTTTATCTATAGCTGGATTCCTATCGTTTTCTTAGGATTTATCAATCGTAAGGATAAATCTTGGTCCCATACCAAGCATACTCGCTCAATTAAGTATGATGATGTGGTTAGGGAGAAGAAGGTTTCCTCTAACTAG
- the gltS gene encoding sodium/glutamate symporter, whose translation MLVVIEVNMIQTVALGVIMFLIGEMIVCRIQWLQKYCIPAPVVGGLIFAIVHALGVQSGVFAFDFNQTLKDFFMIGFFSTIGFMASLRIVKQGGIAIIIMLFVSIVMLIIQNIWGVSMARSFDLSPLIGLSAGSISLMGGIGTAAALAPIMEANGAEGALTIAVASATFGLVMGGLVSGPIARYLIDKNDLHRKAIAGDSRRRNYQKCYANLVIEDDDPETIQTKDLSKGFFLIMIAMGVGSIISLLISKTGIVFPAYVGAILAAAFIRNFADSYRLTLPQREISAIGNVFLSIFLVMTIMSLEIWKIGGMAIPLLVILLGQVILLTLYTIVVVYNVTGRDYDSAVMSAGFYGYAMGATPNAMASMSAVVAKYRRPSPKAYFTIPIVGGFAIDLTMSIIVLGHMNLLIAGIL comes from the coding sequence ATGCTCGTGGTTATAGAAGTGAATATGATACAGACCGTTGCTTTGGGCGTAATTATGTTCCTCATAGGGGAAATGATTGTGTGCAGAATACAGTGGTTACAGAAATACTGCATACCGGCTCCTGTAGTTGGTGGGTTAATTTTTGCAATAGTTCATGCCTTGGGGGTACAAAGCGGAGTATTTGCTTTTGATTTTAACCAGACCCTTAAGGACTTTTTTATGATTGGTTTTTTCTCAACTATTGGATTTATGGCCAGCTTGAGGATTGTCAAGCAAGGCGGAATTGCCATAATCATTATGCTATTTGTTTCCATTGTCATGCTCATCATACAAAATATCTGGGGAGTGAGTATGGCAAGGTCTTTTGATTTGAGTCCTTTGATTGGGTTGTCGGCGGGGTCAATATCCCTGATGGGCGGGATTGGAACAGCAGCGGCTTTAGCTCCGATTATGGAAGCAAATGGCGCCGAGGGAGCATTGACTATCGCTGTGGCCTCGGCTACTTTTGGACTTGTTATGGGTGGCTTAGTTTCTGGTCCCATTGCCCGCTATCTCATCGACAAAAATGACCTCCATAGGAAGGCGATAGCAGGAGATTCAAGGAGGAGAAACTACCAAAAATGCTATGCAAACTTGGTAATAGAGGATGATGATCCGGAAACGATTCAGACTAAGGATTTAAGCAAAGGGTTCTTTCTTATCATGATTGCTATGGGTGTGGGTTCAATTATTTCACTATTAATTAGTAAGACCGGAATTGTTTTTCCGGCTTATGTCGGAGCTATTTTAGCGGCAGCCTTCATTCGGAATTTTGCTGATAGTTATCGCTTGACTTTACCACAAAGGGAGATTAGTGCTATTGGGAATGTCTTTTTAAGTATATTTCTTGTCATGACTATTATGTCCCTCGAAATCTGGAAGATAGGCGGGATGGCCATACCCTTGTTGGTAATCTTGCTAGGTCAGGTTATTCTACTTACCCTCTATACAATCGTTGTCGTCTATAACGTAACAGGCCGTGATTATGATAGTGCGGTCATGAGTGCTGGGTTCTATGGATATGCTATGGGAGCGACCCCAAATGCAATGGCCAGTATGTCGGCTGTTGTTGCGAAGTATCGTCGGCCTTCTCCGAAAGCGTATTTTACCATTCCTATTGTGGGAGGATTCGCAATTGATCTGACGATGAGCATTATTGTGCTGGGGCATATGAACTTGCTTATAGCGGGGATCTTATAG
- a CDS encoding FAD-dependent oxidoreductase, translating into MKVDYAQGKYYLNKKHETPLSYWIDSTPKTNYPSLREDIAVDVAVIGGGMAGISSAYLLAQEGLKVAVLEANQILQGTTGHTTAKLSSQHGLIYDQIIRQRGDEIARLYAEANEFAISFVANLVEQEGIDCDFTRQSAYIYTQQEMNIEKLEKELKAAQQCGIDAHYETKLALPLAIKGALRFDQQAQFHPRKYLLALAQRITEKGGLIFENSKVIDVRGDYPATLMTHQGCKVTAKYVIMASHYPFHILPGFYVARIYQEREYAVVIKASEAFPGGMYINAEDPARSLRGLPTTEGERILIVGEKHRTGHGENLVDHYKNLMEFAQGLFTVEEFPYYWSTQDCSTLDDIPYIGQISKDKHNIFMATGFRKWGMTHSTVAAHVIRDIIVKGDSPWGAVYAPSRKITLNSVTGFVANSSVLVFNFISGKLMRGEEAYALSPGEAVIANSEGRRVGIYMDAESNIHKVDTTCPHLGCEVQWNDAELSWDCPCHGSRYDVDGIPLEGPTLEPLKRID; encoded by the coding sequence ATGAAGGTCGACTATGCCCAAGGTAAGTATTATTTGAATAAGAAGCACGAAACGCCCCTATCCTATTGGATTGATTCAACACCAAAAACAAACTATCCCTCTTTGAGGGAGGATATAGCTGTGGATGTGGCAGTCATCGGCGGAGGAATGGCAGGAATCAGCTCAGCATATCTTCTCGCGCAGGAAGGGCTTAAAGTAGCAGTACTCGAAGCAAATCAGATCCTCCAAGGGACTACAGGGCATACCACAGCAAAGCTCTCGTCCCAACATGGATTGATTTATGATCAAATCATCCGGCAGAGAGGAGATGAGATAGCTAGACTCTACGCTGAAGCGAATGAATTCGCTATCAGTTTCGTAGCTAACCTAGTAGAACAGGAAGGAATCGATTGTGATTTTACTCGGCAATCTGCTTATATCTACACCCAACAGGAGATGAACATCGAAAAGCTTGAGAAGGAATTGAAAGCCGCCCAACAGTGTGGGATTGATGCTCATTATGAAACAAAGCTAGCTCTTCCTCTGGCTATTAAGGGAGCGCTGCGATTTGACCAGCAAGCTCAATTCCATCCCCGCAAATATCTGCTTGCCCTCGCCCAAAGAATTACCGAAAAGGGTGGACTAATATTTGAAAACTCGAAGGTGATAGATGTTCGAGGAGATTATCCGGCTACCCTTATGACCCATCAAGGGTGTAAGGTAACAGCGAAATATGTCATTATGGCCTCTCACTACCCCTTCCATATCCTGCCCGGGTTCTATGTGGCTAGAATCTATCAAGAAAGAGAATATGCCGTGGTCATCAAAGCGTCGGAGGCTTTTCCCGGTGGTATGTACATTAATGCGGAAGATCCAGCCCGTTCCTTGCGGGGCTTGCCGACAACTGAAGGGGAGAGAATCCTTATTGTCGGAGAGAAGCATCGGACGGGACATGGGGAAAATCTAGTGGATCACTATAAAAACCTCATGGAGTTTGCCCAGGGGCTATTTACTGTAGAAGAATTTCCCTACTATTGGTCCACCCAGGATTGTAGCACTTTAGATGATATTCCTTACATAGGGCAGATAAGTAAAGATAAGCACAACATCTTTATGGCGACGGGTTTTCGAAAGTGGGGGATGACCCATAGTACGGTTGCAGCTCACGTCATTCGTGATATAATTGTCAAAGGGGATTCGCCATGGGGAGCTGTCTATGCACCCTCCCGTAAAATAACCTTGAATTCCGTTACAGGTTTTGTTGCCAATAGTTCGGTGTTGGTCTTCAACTTCATTTCGGGCAAGCTCATGCGTGGGGAGGAAGCTTATGCGTTGAGTCCTGGGGAAGCGGTCATTGCCAATAGTGAGGGGCGACGGGTAGGGATCTATATGGACGCGGAAAGTAATATCCATAAGGTAGACACTACATGCCCACATCTGGGCTGCGAAGTACAGTGGAATGATGCGGAGTTGTCTTGGGATTGTCCTTGTCATGGATCGCGCTATGACGTGGATGGTATTCCACTTGAAGGACCGACGTTGGAGCCTTTAAAGAGAATAGACTAA
- a CDS encoding LysM peptidoglycan-binding domain-containing protein produces MTYIVQPGDTLYLIAQQFNTTVDAIVALNSQITNPNLIFPGQLINIPGPASFCPLLHQGDRGPGVTRLQQLLSFAGFNPGPIDGIFGPRTQSALNAFQFSQKELERTGVADPETWSALGAACQPRSEVVTYVIRPSDTLFIIAIRYNVTVESLLRINPLITDPNFLRVGQAINIPPNA; encoded by the coding sequence ATGACATATATTGTTCAACCCGGTGATACTCTGTATCTTATTGCTCAACAATTTAATACCACTGTGGATGCCATTGTCGCTCTAAATTCACAAATCACTAATCCCAATTTGATTTTTCCAGGGCAACTTATTAACATTCCAGGCCCAGCATCTTTTTGCCCCTTGTTACACCAAGGAGATCGCGGCCCAGGTGTAACAAGACTGCAGCAGCTTTTAAGCTTTGCCGGCTTTAATCCCGGTCCCATCGACGGGATTTTTGGGCCTAGAACTCAAAGTGCTCTTAATGCCTTCCAGTTTAGCCAAAAGGAACTAGAGCGCACCGGTGTAGCTGATCCGGAAACTTGGTCCGCTTTAGGTGCTGCGTGTCAACCACGCTCCGAAGTCGTCACATATGTCATCCGGCCCAGCGATACGTTATTCATCATCGCCATTCGATACAATGTTACAGTCGAAAGCCTATTAAGGATAAATCCTCTCATCACCGACCCAAATTTTCTACGGGTAGGTCAGGCTATCAATATTCCTCCAAATGCATAA
- a CDS encoding helix-turn-helix domain-containing protein, protein MIISYKKLWKLLIDRDLKKKDLREMAGISPSTIAKLGRNENINTEVIIKICKALKCDICDMMEIIDSKSSDEDSNGDEYKSSS, encoded by the coding sequence ATGATTATTAGCTATAAAAAACTATGGAAGCTCCTAATCGACCGAGACTTGAAGAAAAAAGACCTTAGAGAGATGGCAGGCATTAGCCCTTCAACAATTGCGAAACTTGGGCGAAATGAGAATATCAACACTGAGGTCATCATTAAAATCTGTAAAGCTTTAAAATGCGATATTTGCGACATGATGGAGATTATTGATAGTAAATCATCAGATGAAGATTCCAACGGAGATGAATATAAGTCTTCATCTTAA
- a CDS encoding LysR family transcriptional regulator yields the protein MRIYDLKLLIELSHSNSISLTSERMHITQQGLSQLIARVEQELNVKLFDRSRHGIKLTEAGQKTVQKAKEILEKYEELTSELEILNQQQTFPVEGDLILSHSHVSGTTVLPKALKLYKSRYPEVNLTIYENSPYETIALIKKDPRVVGIINFPETYYQDDEKREWLFCPDLEYKEFLRNELILCVPKSWALSKQQMTSVDEIIELPMVYYETSQYGEIITQMFRQVDKKPNIFLKTLNNELFRQTILDGLAMGVFSTHELNDNRLLRERTQQTSLRITLIYTWASSGKMPMPYQAQKFLRCLENTTKMIIE from the coding sequence ATGCGTATTTATGACTTAAAGTTATTGATCGAACTATCTCATTCGAACTCCATTAGTTTGACTTCGGAGAGAATGCATATTACCCAACAAGGCCTTAGTCAATTGATTGCGCGTGTGGAGCAAGAACTCAATGTAAAGCTATTTGACCGAAGCCGACATGGAATTAAACTAACGGAGGCTGGTCAGAAGACAGTCCAAAAAGCCAAAGAGATTCTTGAAAAATATGAAGAGTTAACCAGTGAGTTAGAGATTCTTAATCAACAGCAAACCTTCCCAGTAGAAGGTGATTTAATTCTATCTCATTCCCATGTGTCAGGAACAACAGTATTGCCCAAGGCATTGAAGTTATATAAATCGCGCTATCCGGAGGTAAACTTAACGATTTATGAGAATTCTCCGTATGAAACGATTGCATTAATTAAGAAGGATCCTAGAGTAGTGGGGATTATCAATTTTCCAGAGACGTATTATCAGGATGATGAAAAGAGAGAGTGGCTTTTCTGCCCTGATCTGGAGTATAAAGAATTTTTGCGTAACGAATTGATATTGTGCGTACCGAAATCTTGGGCCTTAAGTAAGCAGCAAATGACTTCTGTCGATGAGATAATTGAACTGCCGATGGTTTACTATGAAACGAGCCAATACGGCGAAATTATTACCCAAATGTTTCGCCAAGTAGATAAGAAACCAAATATTTTTTTGAAAACACTCAATAATGAATTATTCCGTCAAACAATACTTGACGGATTAGCGATGGGTGTTTTCTCCACTCATGAGCTCAATGATAACCGACTTCTTAGAGAACGTACGCAACAAACCTCCCTGAGAATCACGCTGATTTATACTTGGGCAAGTTCTGGAAAGATGCCTATGCCCTATCAGGCGCAGAAGTTTTTACGATGTCTGGAAAACACGACAAAGATGATAATTGAGTAA
- a CDS encoding Na/Pi cotransporter family protein — MDIQSILFHFLGGLGLFLFGIKSMSEGLQAVAGDRLRVILEKGTKTPLRGVLTGLIVTGLIQSSSGTTVLTVGLVNAGLLTLRQAIGIIMGANIGTTVTAYLIGFKLEDYALPIIALGVFILFFIKNKKLSYVGQVLLGFGLLFYGMSIMGDGLAPLKDSEYFISLMSSVDDNPLLGVLIGTVFTIVVQSSSATIGVLQELANQGVVTYQQAVPILFGDNIGTTITAILAGIGASVAARRAAGTHFLFNIIGTCIFLPLTMFGIFPLMVENVTNFIAFLIPGAGGGVWETLGIKMQIAQTHGIFNLTNTLIQLPFVGALAAIVTKFIPGDEEIVVDSAPKYLDRRFFSNPSIALANASREVMHMGKVAGQAVDNAKDYYFNRQSHNKQLVVQMESATDHLENQITDYVLKATSGKNLTNQQSDQRYRVLQVIGDMERVGDHSINLTELTDYALESKVKFSEDAQKDLLEMFEMVQHIYQSSLDALKNDDVALAKEVLEYDDLIDDLEAKLRDGHINRLNEGTCDGNYGAVFLNVISNLERIGDHSVNIAKYAMSEPKHK; from the coding sequence ATGGATATACAAAGTATCTTATTTCATTTCCTCGGTGGCTTAGGTCTTTTCTTATTCGGAATTAAGTCCATGTCCGAGGGGCTGCAAGCAGTCGCAGGGGACAGGCTTAGAGTCATATTGGAAAAAGGAACAAAAACCCCGCTTCGGGGTGTTCTTACTGGGTTAATTGTAACAGGACTTATCCAAAGCAGCAGTGGAACCACGGTTCTTACCGTTGGTCTGGTCAATGCTGGTCTATTAACCTTGCGTCAAGCAATCGGGATTATCATGGGTGCCAATATTGGTACTACTGTTACAGCTTACCTCATTGGTTTTAAATTAGAAGATTACGCTCTCCCTATTATTGCTTTGGGTGTATTCATTCTTTTCTTTATTAAAAATAAGAAGTTATCTTATGTTGGACAAGTCCTGTTAGGTTTTGGTTTGCTTTTTTATGGTATGAGTATCATGGGAGATGGACTAGCACCGTTGAAGGATTCGGAGTACTTTATTAGTTTGATGAGTAGTGTAGATGACAATCCTCTCCTCGGTGTGCTCATCGGTACAGTATTTACAATTGTCGTCCAAAGCAGCTCTGCTACGATAGGGGTGCTTCAGGAGTTAGCTAATCAAGGTGTTGTGACTTACCAACAAGCGGTGCCCATCCTCTTTGGTGATAATATCGGAACCACCATCACTGCGATCTTAGCGGGAATCGGAGCATCTGTAGCTGCTCGTCGAGCGGCTGGCACACACTTTTTATTCAATATAATTGGAACGTGCATTTTTTTACCCCTCACTATGTTCGGTATCTTCCCATTAATGGTTGAGAATGTTACGAACTTCATTGCTTTCCTGATTCCTGGTGCTGGGGGGGGCGTATGGGAAACATTAGGGATAAAGATGCAAATTGCCCAAACTCATGGCATATTTAACTTGACGAATACCTTAATTCAGCTTCCTTTTGTAGGAGCACTCGCAGCTATTGTGACCAAGTTTATTCCTGGTGACGAAGAAATTGTTGTCGATAGCGCCCCTAAGTACCTAGATCGGCGCTTTTTTAGCAATCCTTCTATCGCCCTGGCCAATGCCAGTCGAGAAGTGATGCACATGGGTAAAGTGGCTGGACAAGCTGTAGACAACGCCAAAGACTATTATTTTAATCGTCAGAGCCATAATAAACAATTGGTTGTTCAAATGGAAAGTGCCACTGACCATTTAGAGAACCAGATTACTGACTATGTTTTAAAGGCCACATCCGGAAAAAATCTAACCAATCAACAATCCGATCAGCGGTATCGCGTGTTGCAAGTCATCGGCGACATGGAACGGGTGGGGGACCATTCTATTAACCTTACCGAACTCACTGATTACGCCTTAGAGAGCAAAGTGAAGTTCTCGGAAGATGCCCAAAAGGATCTTCTGGAAATGTTTGAGATGGTCCAACATATTTATCAGTCTTCCTTAGATGCTCTCAAAAATGATGATGTAGCACTGGCTAAAGAAGTACTAGAGTATGATGACCTCATCGATGATTTGGAAGCCAAGCTTCGGGATGGACATATCAATCGTCTAAATGAGGGGACATGCGACGGAAATTATGGGGCAGTATTTTTGAACGTCATCAGTAACTTAGAGCGGATAGGAGACCACTCGGTCAATATTGCTAAATATGCTATGTCAGAGCCTAAGCATAAATAG
- the speB gene encoding agmatinase has translation MEKIAMMTEKPGIFMGGDTPYEEADAVILGIPMDYTVSFRPGTRLGPLTIRNVSMGIEEYSVYLDRDLTDYAYCDCGDLSLPFGNVEKSLQLIEEASRQVIEDGKFPIFLGGEHLVTYPLIKPFMERYPELRVVHFDAHADLRTDYYGEPNSHATVMRKVSEALGPKRVYQFGIRSGTRDEFLFAKQHNHLVVEEVLEPLREVLPELQGKPVYVTLDIDVVDPAFAPGTGTQEPGGCTSREIIKAIHALGELNVVGFDLVEISPLTDSSERTALLGAKIVREVILSFVK, from the coding sequence ATGGAAAAAATCGCGATGATGACGGAAAAACCGGGCATCTTTATGGGGGGAGATACTCCTTATGAAGAAGCAGATGCGGTGATTCTAGGCATTCCCATGGATTACACAGTGAGCTTTCGCCCGGGAACTCGATTAGGTCCTTTGACGATACGCAATGTCTCCATGGGTATCGAAGAATATAGTGTCTATTTAGATCGGGATCTCACAGATTATGCTTACTGCGACTGTGGTGATCTAAGCTTACCCTTTGGAAATGTAGAGAAATCTCTGCAGCTGATTGAAGAAGCCTCTCGCCAAGTCATAGAAGATGGGAAATTTCCGATCTTCTTGGGTGGCGAACATCTTGTAACTTATCCTTTAATTAAGCCTTTCATGGAGAGGTATCCTGAGTTGCGAGTGGTTCATTTTGATGCTCATGCCGATTTAAGGACGGATTACTACGGTGAACCTAATTCTCACGCCACAGTCATGCGTAAGGTATCGGAAGCCTTGGGACCCAAACGCGTGTACCAGTTTGGTATTCGTTCCGGCACAAGGGATGAATTCCTCTTCGCCAAGCAGCATAACCATCTAGTGGTAGAAGAGGTTCTAGAGCCTCTAAGAGAAGTGCTCCCAGAGCTCCAGGGTAAGCCTGTCTATGTGACCTTAGATATCGATGTAGTGGATCCTGCCTTCGCACCGGGGACAGGAACACAAGAACCTGGAGGTTGTACTTCTCGAGAAATCATTAAAGCGATTCATGCCCTAGGGGAACTGAATGTGGTCGGCTTTGATCTAGTGGAAATCTCACCACTAACGGATTCGAGTGAGCGTACCGCATTATTAGGAGCCAAGATTGTGCGAGAAGTAATTTTAAGCTTTGTTAAATAA